CCATTGCATCAGCGCTTGGGGGCATGATTTTCGGCCCGACTACAGGCGTCTTGGTCAACTTCGCGCCCTGTGTCCTGGCGTTCCACTCGTTGCCTTGAGTGCCACCGCAGCCCCGAGGGTGCGGGCTGACATTCTCCGTCTGCTGGGGTTGTGTAAACCGCTGATCCAGGTGTCGTCGGCGCAACGCAGCAATCTCCACTACACGATGCGGCGCCGTCCGAGCGATCCTCTCCCTGATGTTTTGGAGGCTCTCAAGCACTCACGTGGTGCCACTTTGATCTATGCCAGGACCCGGCGTTCGGTGGAGCTTTGGGCCGAAAGGCTGCAATCCCAAGGGATTCAAGCGATCACGTATCACGCGGGACTGGAGGTGGAGCGCCGCGAGGAGGCACTCAAGCATTTCCTAGAGGCTGATGCGCCGGTTTTGGTGGCCACCGTGGCGTTTGGGATGGGCGTTGACCGCTCGGATGTGGGGCTGGTGTTGCATTTGGATTTGCCGGCCACCCCGGAGGGATATCTCCAGGAGTCAGGTCGCGCTGGACGCGATGGCAGACCGGCCCATTGCCTGGTGTTGTTTTCGCCTGGAGATCGAACCAGCTTGGGCTGGGCCATGCAGTCCACGTTGCGTCGTGCTGCTGAATCCAAGGCCAAGGCTTCCGACGATGACGTTTGGCGGGTGGAGTTCTCCCAGCAGCAATTGAGGCGGATGGAAGCTGTTGCTGAGGGAGAGATTTGCCGCGAGCAAGCCCTGTTGCTCTCGGTGGGCGAGCTCACATCTCCTTGCGGCCGCTGTGATCGTTGCTTGGCCGATGGGCGGGCGAAGGATTGGTCGGATCGCGCCCAAGAATTATTGGAGGTGATCGATGCCGGTCAGGGAGTAGACATCCGCAGCTTGACGGAGCGTTTGCGCGAAATTGATGGCAGCGAAGAGAGTTGGGGCTGGCTTGCGCGCAGGCTTGTGCAAGAGGAGCTCATTCGTGAGAGCAATGACGGCGCTCAACGCTTGTCCTTAAGGGATAGCGGCAGACAATTTCTGCATGCCCCGTGGCCTCTGCATTACGCGGCTTGAGTGCAGTTGCCCAATGACCTCCACCTGGCTTAAGCGGTTTTTTTACATCGATCCATCACGAGATCCCTCTCGAAATTGGTCTGGGGGGCAATCCAGCTTTTCCATGCGCCATCAGAGCTGGTGACGTTGATTTTGCCTGCTGAGCAGTTCACCGCTACGTAGATGGGCTTGCCTTCGCTGTTCAAGGTTGGAGCCACCATGCTGCCGCCCATGGATTGCCAGTTGCTCCAGTCCACTTGGAGCGGACCGTAGGTGCGCCATGCCGCTGGTTTGGCCTCCACTGCTTTTTTTGGTGCTGCCGTTTTTGTCGCAGCAGGTTTGGCTTGAACTGGCTTGCTCTGAACGGGTTTAGCCTGAACCGACTTGGCTGGCTGGCTGGCCGTGGCGGTGAGAACGGGCTTTGCTGCTGGTGTGGTGCTGGTTTGCACTGTTGTGCTGACAGATGTGCTGACCGATTCGCTGGTCTCAGGGCGACGGGTGTCCCGCAGCATCAACTTGGTTCCAATCGTCACCTTGTTGGGGTCATTGATGGTGTTGAGATCAATCAACGAGGCCACGGGAACCTCATAGGCGCGCGCGATCTGGGTGAGGGTCTGACCCCTAGCCACGGTGTGGGATGTGGCATTGGGGTTGGCTTTGATCGGCGTCGGCTTGGCCTTCGCCACGGGTTTTGGCTTGGGAAGCACGGCCGATGTCGGCAGCTTCAGCGTTTGGCCAACCTCAACATGGTCAGCGCTTGGAAGGCTGTTGATGGCGATCAGATCTCTTTCACTGACGCGATATCGCGCCGCAATGCCACCGAGGGTGTCTCCCCCGCGAACGGTGTGGCGTCCTTTGCCAGCGCTAACAACACCCCTGGCACCACTTGGCAAACGCAATGTTTGCCCAACTTCTACATGGTTGGAATTGCGAATTCCATTTTCTCGCATCAAGCTTTTAACGGAAACGCCATAGCGGTCAGCAAGATCGGAGATGGTGTCACCTGGTTTTACTGTGATCGATGCCGCGCCCGCTTGAAGGGGCATCAGTGCCGACAGGGTTAGGGCGGCGGCAACAATGCTTCGCATTCTTCTTTCTGAGCTGGGCGAAACATAAGGTGTCCGGCCCAACTTGCCAGTCCCTTGTGCGGATTGATTTGTTTCGATTGATGGGGACCCTTGTTGCGTGGTGTTCAGCCAACCAAACAGCGAAATACCGCAGGATTGAATGAATACGGGGGGTAGCGGAGACGGATGTCGAGAAAAAAGGGCCGGCTCAGCACCGAGCGCTCGTGGGAGAAGGTTTGAAAGCCGGTTTCTGCGTGATAGCTGCCCATGCCACTGGGGCCCACTCCACCGAATGGCAATTCAGGAACCCCTTTTTGCATCACCACATCGTTAAAGCAGACGCCACCTGAACTGGTGCGTTGCAGAACCTCGCTTTGGTCGTTGTGATCACCGCCGAAGAGGTAGATCGCCAATGGCTTGTCTTGCTGTTGAATCCGTGTAATCGCGGAATCCAACGTATCCACCGTCAACATGGGCAATAAGGGGCCAAAGATTTCCTCTGCCATCAAGGGATCCTGATCGCTGTGCACCTCAATCAAGGTGGGTGCGATCTTGCGGCTTTGGTGGTCGCATTCCCCCCCAAACAGGATGCGTCCCTCTGCTCGTGCAGTCGCCAGCAGGCCTTCGAGATGTTGAAAATGCCGATCGTGGATTAAGGAGCTGAGATCAGCAGAAGCGATTGGATCTTCTCCATAGAGCTTGCGGCGCTCCTCTCGTAAGGCTTCCACGAGGCGCTGCCTGATGCTGGTCTGAACCAGGAGGTGGTCAGGGGCGATGCAGGTTTGTCCAGCATTCACCCCTTTGCCCCAAATCAAGCGGCGGGCGGTCACTGCCAGGTCTGCACCGTCGAGCACAATGGCAGGATTTTTGCCACCTAGCTCCAGCGTGACGGGCGTGAGATGACAGGCGGCACCGGCCAGCACCTTGGCTCCAATCGCTCCACTGCCTGTGAAAAAGATGTGGTCGAAACCAAGGTCCACGAGAGCGGCCGCGGTGGATCCATCCCCATTCACCACCCTCACCACATCGCTGGGGAATCCCTCCGTGATGAGGCGTGTGATCAGGGCTGCAGTGGCAGGAGCATGCTCGGACGGTTTCAAGACAACGGTGTTCCCCGCAGCAAGGGCACTGATCAGGGGCTGGAGCGTGAGCATGAACGGGTAGTTCCAGGGACCGATCACAAGCACGCATCCCAAGGGGTCTCGGATGAGTTGGGCCCGCCCTGGCTGTTGCGCGATCGGCACGGGGATGCGGCGAGGGCGCATCCAGGCCTTGAGGCGCCTCCGCGTAACTTTTAATTCTTGGAGCAACGCCACGATTTCAAACATCCCCTCGAGCTCTGGTTTGGCGAGGTCGACACGAAGAGCCTCAAGAATCTCTGCTTCATGGCGATCCAGCAGGTCGCTGAATCGTTTCAATTGCAGGCGCCGTCAAGCTTCTGGTCGGGTCTGCCCCGAGACGACAGCGGAGCGGCGACTCTTTAAATCAGTAGCTTGGAAGGCCTCGTGGGGGCAGGAGCTGACCATCGCAAGCCATGGGATCTGATTCCAAGCTCGCAGTCCTGATCGATGGATCGCGGACGAGGGGGTGACGTCGCGGCCGATCAGGGTTAGTACGAGTTGGAATGGTTCCGGCGTGATGACAAAGCAGCAGCCGTGGTGGAACGGTGCCGTCATCTACCAGCTGATTGTGCGCAGCTATGCCGATGGCAATGGGGATGGGATCGGCGACCTGCAGGGTTTGGCGAATCGCCTGCCCTATCTCCGTTGGTTGGGCGTGGAAGCGATTTGGCTCACTCCGATTTATCCATCGCCTCTGCAGGACGGTGGTTACGACATCACCGACTTCAAGTCCATCCATCCAGAGCTGGGAGATTTAGCGGCCTTCCATCGGGTTTTGATCGCAGCGCACTCTCACGGAATCAAGGTGGTGATGGATTTGGTGCTGAATCACACCAGCACGCTCCACCCTTGGTTTCAGCGCGCCCGTTGGGCCCCTGAAGGCAGTCCTGAACGGGATGTGTATGTGTGGAGCGATGACCCCAAGCGTTATGCCGATGCCCCCGTGCTGTTCCGCCATTTCGAGTCTTCGAACTGGGAATGGGACGAGGTGGCGCAGCAGTACTACCTCCACCGGTTTTTGCGTCATCAACCCGACCTCAATTACGACAGCCCAGTCGTGCAGGAGGAGATGCTTGATGTGGTGGATTTTTGGATTGAGCGAGGCGTGGATGGCTTCCGTCTTGATGCGGTTCCCTTTCTCTGTGAAGCCGAGGGTTCCCGTTGTGAAGGGTTGCCTGAAACGCACGAATTCCTCAAGCGTTTACGGGCCCGGGTGGATCGCCATGGTAAGGATGTTTTGCTCCTCGCAGAAGCGATTCAACCCGTGGAGGAGGCTGCTCCTTACCTCGCGGATGACGAACTGCATGGAGCCTTTAACTTCGCCCTAACGGCCCACCTGTTTGCCTCGATTGCCAGTGGAACGGTGGAGGCCTTGCGTGAGTGTTTGCAGGCGGCTCAGAACGCTGTTGGGGGGTGTCGCTGGGCCTTGCCTTTACGCAATCACGATGAGCTTTGGTTGGGGGACGGCCATCTGGTTCCAGAAGATGTGATCCAAACGATCCGAGCAGGATTGCATCAGGGGCAGGGCCATTGGCTGAACTGGGGAATCAACCGGCGTCTTGCGCCTTTGCTCAATGGTGATCCGGGGTCCAATCGGGTGATGCATGCCCTGCTGTACAGCCTTCCAGGACTTCCATGCCTCTATTACGGAGATGAGCTTGGGATGGGGGATTGGCCGGGCTTGCGCGACCGCGACCCGAATCGCACTCCGATGGCCTGGACGCCAGGACGAAATGGTGGATTTTCAACGGCTCCAGATCCACTGCTGGTGTTGCCACCCATCACGGCTCCCGGATACGACTATCGGGTGGTGAATGTGGAAGTTCAGAAGCAGTTGCCTGGATCGCTTCTGAATTGGCATCGACGCATGCTCACCTGCCGCAAGCTGCTTCCCGCCTTGCGCAATGGCGACTTTGAGCTGTTGGATTGCGCCCATCCTGGCGTGATCGTGTATGTCCGTACGAACGCAACAATGACCGTGATGGTGGCGGCCAATCTCTCGGCCGCTGGGGCATCCTTTCGCCTCGACCTGAGCCGTTGGTCTGGTGAACGCACCCGTGAGGTGCTGTGGGGGTGCGACTTCCCCCCTGCGGATGCGGATTGGTTTGTCTACCTCGCTGCGCATGGATTCAGCTGGTGGTTGATTGGTGAGGTGGAGGAAACCGACAACAGCAGCGAGGCCTTTGCTGATCAGCAGGACAAGTTCAGCTCCGGTGGGGTGTTGGGGGCGTCTATCCCCTCCTCTTCAAGAAGGGCTTGAACCTGGGGAAGAAGCCGCTCGGCTTCGTCCTGGTCCACCATGGCTAAGCGGCAGCGACGGGCGAGGACATCCGTTGCCGTGCAGGCGTGTTCGGCGCTAATGGCATGGCGTAATTCACCGCGACATACGGGGATGACATCGCTCAAAGGCTGACGCTCGCTTTCACTCCAACTGGCCACGAGTGCAGCCGCTTCCAATCCGAAACTGGATTGCAGGTGGGCCCGTTGCTGATCGCGTAGAGGGCTCTCTGGTAGCAAGCGTTCCAGGGCGCGGACTTGCTCTTGCAGCAGAGAAGGAGTGCGTTTGGGGTCTTGATCTGCGCCGATTAGCGGTAATGCAGAGGGGTCTGGAAGGGGGCTCCCGAATTGCTCTTCCACCGCCTGAAGGGTGTCGAGCGCCATGGGTCTGCAGGTGGTCCATTTCCCGCCCATCACGCTGATCAGGCCACTGTTCAGCGTCTCAACCTCGTGCTCGCGCACGACCCTGCTGCTATTCACTTCAGCACCGGCTGGCTTGAGCAGCGGTCGTCCGCCAGCCCAACAGCTCCCCACAACGGGATCGCCGAGGTCGGGGAACCAGCGCTTCACGTAATCGAGCAAATAGGTTTGCTCGTCTGCGGATGGAGCGGCTGCACTCGCTTGTGTGCACTTGGTGTCTGTGGTGCCGACCAGGGTGCGACCAAAGAACGGCAACATGAACAGAACACGGCCGTCATCGGTGGATGGCAACAGCAAACCAAGTCCTTCAGGACAGAGGTTGGCTCTTAACACCAGATGCACTCCCCTACTGGTGAGCATGCGCATGGAGCAGTTGGGGTCGGCCATCCGCCGAATGGCATCCGCATGGATGCCTGTGGCATTCACCACGGCCTTGGCTTCCCAGCGTTCTTGCTCTCCTTGGCTGTTTTCGCTGATGGCAGCACAGATCTGCCCCTGGCTGTTGCGTTCCAGCTCCCGAACCTTGGTGCGGGTTCGAATCACAGCACCGGCCCGTTCAGCGGTAAGAGCTAGCAGCAGATTCAGGCGAGCATCATCGAATTGCCCGTCGCTGTAGGCCACACCGCGTTGAACATCAGGACGCAGAAGAGGGAGTGCTTGGTGGAGTTGCTTGGAGGACAGCATGCGGCTGCTGCCGATCCCGGCACGACCGGATAGGGCGTCATACAGCCCAAGGCCGATGCGGTAGTAGGCCTGGCCAAGACGACAGTCGCTGGGCAGGGCCAGTTCAAGGCGTTGGGCTAAGAACGGAGCTTGTTCCAGCCAGTGCCCCCGTTCGAGCAGGGCTTCTCTAACCAAGCGCAATTGGGCGAGGTCGGCTGTTTTAAAAGCAAGTTCGAGATAACGCACCCCTCCATGCAGGAGTTTGGTGCTGCGGCAGCTGGTGCCACTGCCGAGGTCATGGCCCTCGAGCAGAGCAACACGCAGGCCGCGGCGGACCGCTTCATAGGCCACGCTGCATCCACTGGCGCCACCGCCGATAACGACGAGGTCAAAACGTTGATCAGCCATTCCAGTGAAGGCTCCTGCTCACAGCATCGTTCCAACGTTGGCGCCAGCGTTGGCGCTGCTCCAGGGTTTGTTGGGGCTCAAACACGCTGGAGTTTTGGGTGCGATTCGGCACCAGGTCTTTGAGATCTGCAATTACGCCGGCTTGTAAGCCCGCCAGAAGGGCCACACCGCGCGCTGTGCTTTCGAGATGCTTTGGGCGCCGCACGCGCAAACCGGTGCTGTCGGCTTGGGCTTGCAGGAGAAGGTCAGAAGCTGCGGCTCCCCCATCCACGGCAAGCTCCCCGAGACTTTGCTCCATGGCTTGCTCTGCCAACTCCACAAGACTGGCAACGGAGAGAGCAATTCCTTCCAGGGCGGCTCGAGCGATATGCCCTCGGCGGGTGTCGCGGGTGATCCCGATTAACAAACCCCTGGCACTGGGGTCCCAGTGGGGTGTGCCCCATCCGGTGAAGGCTGGAACAAGCATCACCCCGGCGGCGTTCTCCACCTCTTGCGCGAGGGGATTGACCTCTTCGGCACTGCGAATGATGCCGAGGCCATCGCGCAGCCATTGCACCACCGTGCCCGCATTAAACAGACTTCCTTCTAAGCAGTAGGTGGGGGTGCCGTGCTCATCGGTCCAGCCCAGGGTGCTCAGCAGGCCAGCGTCGGAATGGCGGATGCTGGTGCCGGTGTTCACCACGAGAAAGGCGCCGGTGCCGTAAGTGCATTTGCCTTCGCCTGGTTGCAGGCAGAGTTGCCCCAGGGTGGCGGCCTGTTGGTCGCCAAGCAGGGCTTGAATGGGTACGCCAGCAAAGGGCAAACCCGCTTGGATCACTCCGAAATCGCCTCGGCAGGGCCTGAGTTCGGGGAGGGCCTGCTTGGGTAAGCCAATTTCAGCGCAGGCGTCATCGATCCATTGCCGCTGCTCTAGATCCATCAGCAGGGTGCGGCTGGCATTGCTCATGTCTGTGGCATGAATGGTGCCGCCACTGAGCTGCCATAGGAGCCAGCTCTCCACCGTTCCAAAGCAGAGATCACCCTGGGCCGCGGCACTGCTTGCGGCAGTTTCATGGTCGAGCAGCCAGCGAATTTTGCTCGCGCTGAAATAGGGGTCGAGCATCAGGCCGGTTTTGGCTCTCCAGCTCGTTTCAAGGCCGCTTGCCTTCCATTGCTCACAGAGATCGGCTGTGCGGCCGTCCTGCCAGACCAGGGCTGGGCCGCAGGGGCTGCCATCGCTGCGTTTCCAGAGCGTGGTGGTTTCGCGCTGATTGGTGATGCCGCAGCTGATCACGGCTTGCCGCTGCTCCGGAGTGATCGCCTGCTCAAGGCGGCTCATCGCCAGACGCTGGCTCTCCCAGATCGCCGTAGGACTTTGTTCTACCCAGCCATCGGCGGGGTAGTGAATGTCAAGCGGTGCGGAAGCGCTGGCGACTGGGCGGCCATCCGTATCGAAGAGAGCAGCGCGTGAGCTGCTGGTGCCTTGATCTAGTGCGAGCAGGAGGGGCGGTGCTGCCATAGCCATCTCGTTTCCTACTTGCTAGCGATGGGACCAACGGCCTGCAAAGGAATGGCAGAGACATCACGCATTGGGCCGTTCCCCACTTGGGTCGCTGAGGCGATGGTCTACCAAGTGTTTCCTGATCGTTTTCGCCGCAGCGGCCGGGTGGAAGCGCAGCAGGGGTTGGCGTTGCAGCCCTGGGGGACAGACCCTGCCGAACAGGGGTTCCAGGGGGGTGATCTCTACGGAGTGATCGAGGCTCTGGACCACCTTCAGCAGCTGGGAGTGACCTGTCTGTACCTCACCCCTGTTTTCAGTTCGGCCGCCAATCATCGCTATCACGCTTATGACTATTTCGAGGTGGATCCTTTATTAGGAGGGAATGCTGCGCTTGATGCCCTGATTGCGGCGGTGCATCAACGGGGCATGCGTCTGATCCTCGATGGGGTGTTCAACCATTGCGGCCGCGGCTTTTGGGCGTTTCATCACCTGTTGGAAAATGGGGATCGCTCTCCCTATCGCGAGTGGTTCCATGTGCATCAGTGGCCGCTGCGGCCCTATCCGCGGAAGGGCCAAGACTGTGGTTACAGCTGCTGGTGGAATGATCCGGCGCTGCCGAAGTTCAACCATGACCATGCTCCCGTGCAGGAGTACCTCCTAGCGGTTGGTAGGCACTGGTTAGAACGCGGCATCGACGGTTGGCGCTTAGACGTGCCCGATGAAGTGCCTGCTGCCTTTTGGGTGGACTTCCGGCGCATGGTGAAAGCGGTGAACCCCGAGGCCTGGATCGTGGGTGAAATTTGGGGAGATGCCAGGTCTTGGCTGCAGGGAGAGCATTTCGATGGCGTGATGAATTACCGCTTGGGCTGGAGCAGCCTTTGTTGGGTGGCGGGCGCGCGTTTGCGACGCAGCTACCGCAACCCGATGTACCCGTTGCGCCCCCTGGAGACGGAGGCCTTGCTGCAGATCTGGTCTGAGACGCAGGGTTGGTATGCGCCGGAGGTGAACCGCTGCCAACTCAATCTTTTAGATAGTCACGATGTGCCCCGGGCCTTGCACAGCCTCAAAGGAGATGTAGCTGCGCTGTCTTTGGCGTTGCTGCTGTTGATGCTTCAGCCTGGGGCCCCTTGCTTGTACTACGGAACGGAAGTGGGCCTGGAGGGCGGTCCTGAACCAGCCTGTCGCGAGGCGATGCCGTGGGAGGAGCCTTGGCTCCAGGATTTGCGCCCTTTAATCGTGGCGTTGACCAAGGTCCGTCAACAGCTGGAGGCGGTGCGGGAGCGCGGCCTGTCGTGGCAGGCTCATGCCCGTGATGGCCTCATCGGACGTGCACCCGGGGTGGTGGTGGTGGTGAACCGCTCTCGGCGGAAGGCTTTGCGACTCGATCCTCACGACGTCGCACGAGATGGTTGGGAGACGGATGGTGCGGTGATTGGTCGCTACCAGAGGGCTCCCCATTCACTGTCGCCTCAATCAGCGGTGCTATTTAAGGTTCCAGGATGAACATTATTGTTTGATCTGTTCTGCTGATGAAGTTTGCTTGAGCATGCTTGTCAAATTTAAAATGCAT
This portion of the Synechococcus sp. ROS8604 genome encodes:
- a CDS encoding ATP-dependent DNA helicase RecQ; translated protein: MDPLLEALHRYYGWDSFRSGQRPVIEALLSGRDCLAVLPTGGGKSLCFQLPALVRQGLVVVISPLVALMDDQVLQLQRRGIAAACLHRGIQPEQRRLIQTQLSAGSLRLLYLAPERLQGEAARDMLSAHAREGRLVALAVDEAHCISAWGHDFRPDYRRLGQLRALCPGVPLVALSATAAPRVRADILRLLGLCKPLIQVSSAQRSNLHYTMRRRPSDPLPDVLEALKHSRGATLIYARTRRSVELWAERLQSQGIQAITYHAGLEVERREEALKHFLEADAPVLVATVAFGMGVDRSDVGLVLHLDLPATPEGYLQESGRAGRDGRPAHCLVLFSPGDRTSLGWAMQSTLRRAAESKAKASDDDVWRVEFSQQQLRRMEAVAEGEICREQALLLSVGELTSPCGRCDRCLADGRAKDWSDRAQELLEVIDAGQGVDIRSLTERLREIDGSEESWGWLARRLVQEELIRESNDGAQRLSLRDSGRQFLHAPWPLHYAA
- a CDS encoding glycerol-3-phosphate dehydrogenase/oxidase, translating into MADQRFDLVVIGGGASGCSVAYEAVRRGLRVALLEGHDLGSGTSCRSTKLLHGGVRYLELAFKTADLAQLRLVREALLERGHWLEQAPFLAQRLELALPSDCRLGQAYYRIGLGLYDALSGRAGIGSSRMLSSKQLHQALPLLRPDVQRGVAYSDGQFDDARLNLLLALTAERAGAVIRTRTKVRELERNSQGQICAAISENSQGEQERWEAKAVVNATGIHADAIRRMADPNCSMRMLTSRGVHLVLRANLCPEGLGLLLPSTDDGRVLFMLPFFGRTLVGTTDTKCTQASAAAPSADEQTYLLDYVKRWFPDLGDPVVGSCWAGGRPLLKPAGAEVNSSRVVREHEVETLNSGLISVMGGKWTTCRPMALDTLQAVEEQFGSPLPDPSALPLIGADQDPKRTPSLLQEQVRALERLLPESPLRDQQRAHLQSSFGLEAAALVASWSESERQPLSDVIPVCRGELRHAISAEHACTATDVLARRCRLAMVDQDEAERLLPQVQALLEEEGIDAPNTPPELNLSC
- a CDS encoding aldehyde dehydrogenase family protein: MQLKRFSDLLDRHEAEILEALRVDLAKPELEGMFEIVALLQELKVTRRRLKAWMRPRRIPVPIAQQPGRAQLIRDPLGCVLVIGPWNYPFMLTLQPLISALAAGNTVVLKPSEHAPATAALITRLITEGFPSDVVRVVNGDGSTAAALVDLGFDHIFFTGSGAIGAKVLAGAACHLTPVTLELGGKNPAIVLDGADLAVTARRLIWGKGVNAGQTCIAPDHLLVQTSIRQRLVEALREERRKLYGEDPIASADLSSLIHDRHFQHLEGLLATARAEGRILFGGECDHQSRKIAPTLIEVHSDQDPLMAEEIFGPLLPMLTVDTLDSAITRIQQQDKPLAIYLFGGDHNDQSEVLQRTSSGGVCFNDVVMQKGVPELPFGGVGPSGMGSYHAETGFQTFSHERSVLSRPFFLDIRLRYPPYSFNPAVFRCLVG
- a CDS encoding LysM peptidoglycan-binding domain-containing protein; its protein translation is MRSIVAAALTLSALMPLQAGAASITVKPGDTISDLADRYGVSVKSLMRENGIRNSNHVEVGQTLRLPSGARGVVSAGKGRHTVRGGDTLGGIAARYRVSERDLIAINSLPSADHVEVGQTLKLPTSAVLPKPKPVAKAKPTPIKANPNATSHTVARGQTLTQIARAYEVPVASLIDLNTINDPNKVTIGTKLMLRDTRRPETSESVSTSVSTTVQTSTTPAAKPVLTATASQPAKSVQAKPVQSKPVQAKPAATKTAAPKKAVEAKPAAWRTYGPLQVDWSNWQSMGGSMVAPTLNSEGKPIYVAVNCSAGKINVTSSDGAWKSWIAPQTNFERDLVMDRCKKTA
- a CDS encoding glycoside hydrolase family 13 protein — translated: MGPTACKGMAETSRIGPFPTWVAEAMVYQVFPDRFRRSGRVEAQQGLALQPWGTDPAEQGFQGGDLYGVIEALDHLQQLGVTCLYLTPVFSSAANHRYHAYDYFEVDPLLGGNAALDALIAAVHQRGMRLILDGVFNHCGRGFWAFHHLLENGDRSPYREWFHVHQWPLRPYPRKGQDCGYSCWWNDPALPKFNHDHAPVQEYLLAVGRHWLERGIDGWRLDVPDEVPAAFWVDFRRMVKAVNPEAWIVGEIWGDARSWLQGEHFDGVMNYRLGWSSLCWVAGARLRRSYRNPMYPLRPLETEALLQIWSETQGWYAPEVNRCQLNLLDSHDVPRALHSLKGDVAALSLALLLLMLQPGAPCLYYGTEVGLEGGPEPACREAMPWEEPWLQDLRPLIVALTKVRQQLEAVRERGLSWQAHARDGLIGRAPGVVVVVNRSRRKALRLDPHDVARDGWETDGAVIGRYQRAPHSLSPQSAVLFKVPG
- a CDS encoding alpha-amylase family protein; the encoded protein is MTKQQPWWNGAVIYQLIVRSYADGNGDGIGDLQGLANRLPYLRWLGVEAIWLTPIYPSPLQDGGYDITDFKSIHPELGDLAAFHRVLIAAHSHGIKVVMDLVLNHTSTLHPWFQRARWAPEGSPERDVYVWSDDPKRYADAPVLFRHFESSNWEWDEVAQQYYLHRFLRHQPDLNYDSPVVQEEMLDVVDFWIERGVDGFRLDAVPFLCEAEGSRCEGLPETHEFLKRLRARVDRHGKDVLLLAEAIQPVEEAAPYLADDELHGAFNFALTAHLFASIASGTVEALRECLQAAQNAVGGCRWALPLRNHDELWLGDGHLVPEDVIQTIRAGLHQGQGHWLNWGINRRLAPLLNGDPGSNRVMHALLYSLPGLPCLYYGDELGMGDWPGLRDRDPNRTPMAWTPGRNGGFSTAPDPLLVLPPITAPGYDYRVVNVEVQKQLPGSLLNWHRRMLTCRKLLPALRNGDFELLDCAHPGVIVYVRTNATMTVMVAANLSAAGASFRLDLSRWSGERTREVLWGCDFPPADADWFVYLAAHGFSWWLIGEVEETDNSSEAFADQQDKFSSGGVLGASIPSSSRRA
- a CDS encoding glycerol kinase GlpK, whose translation is MAMAAPPLLLALDQGTSSSRAALFDTDGRPVASASAPLDIHYPADGWVEQSPTAIWESQRLAMSRLEQAITPEQRQAVISCGITNQRETTTLWKRSDGSPCGPALVWQDGRTADLCEQWKASGLETSWRAKTGLMLDPYFSASKIRWLLDHETAASSAAAQGDLCFGTVESWLLWQLSGGTIHATDMSNASRTLLMDLEQRQWIDDACAEIGLPKQALPELRPCRGDFGVIQAGLPFAGVPIQALLGDQQAATLGQLCLQPGEGKCTYGTGAFLVVNTGTSIRHSDAGLLSTLGWTDEHGTPTYCLEGSLFNAGTVVQWLRDGLGIIRSAEEVNPLAQEVENAAGVMLVPAFTGWGTPHWDPSARGLLIGITRDTRRGHIARAALEGIALSVASLVELAEQAMEQSLGELAVDGGAAASDLLLQAQADSTGLRVRRPKHLESTARGVALLAGLQAGVIADLKDLVPNRTQNSSVFEPQQTLEQRQRWRQRWNDAVSRSLHWNG